The genomic segment ATATAGGTAGAAAAATCTATGGCAATTAAAATTGGTATTAACGGCTTTGGCCGTATCGGTCGTATCGTTTTCCGTGCAGCACAACACCGTGATGACATTGAAGTTGTAGGTATCAACGACTTAATCGACGTTGATTATATGGCTTATATGCTAAAATATGACTCAACTCACGGTCGTTTTGACGGTACTGTTGAAGTTAAAGATGGTCAATTAGTAGTTAATGGTAAAGCGATCCGTGTAACAGCTGAACGTGATCCGGCTAACTTAAAATGGAATGAGATCGGTGTTGATATCGCAGTTGAAGCAACCGGTTTATTCTTAGATGATGAAACTGCTCGTAAGCACATCACTGCTGGTGCAAAAAAAGTAGTTTTAACCGGCCCGTCTAAAGATGCAACTCCTATGTTCGTAAACGGCGTAAACTTTGATACTTACGCAGGCCAAGACATCGTGTCTAACGCTTCTTGTACAACAAACTGCTTAGCACCATTAGCTAAAGTTATTCACGAAAAATTCGGCATTAAAGAAGGTTTAATGACAACTGTTCACGCAACTACTGCAACGCAAAAAACAGTAGATGGTCCATCAGCGAAAGACTGGCGTGGTGGTCGTGGCGCATCACAAAATATCATTCCTTCATCAACAGGTGCAGCGAAAGCAGTAGGTAAAGTATTACCTGCATTAAACGGCAAATTAACCGGTATGGCTTTCCGTGTTCCAACTACTAACGTTTCTGTTGTTGACTTAACCGTAAACTTAGAAAAACCGGCAACTTATGCAGAAATCTGTGCTGAAATCAAACGTGCTTCTGAAAACGAAATGAAAGGCGTGTTAGGCTACACAGAAGATGCTGTTGTTTCAACAGACTTCAACGGTGCAACTGAAACTTCAGTATTTGATGCAGCAGCAGGTATCGCATTAACTGATACTTTCGTTAAATTAGTATCTTGGTACGATAACGAAGTTGGCTACTCAAACAAAGTATTAGACTTAGTTGCTCACGTATATAACTACAAAGGTTAATTGCTAAGTTATATTTTAAATATAGAGCCAAATTCTGAATGGGATTTGGCTCTTTTATTGCGAACAATAAATTGAAGATAGTTTCCGTTTTCCTGTAAGATTATTTCCTACAAATAGAGACTAAGTACAATTAGGAAAATTCTCTTGCTTTTTGCTGTGTATTTTGTGTAAAAGAATATTATTAGAGGCTATAAACGATTAATAAATATCAAGTTTCCTATGAAAAATAATGTTTTTATTAATGCCA from the Mannheimia haemolytica genome contains:
- the gapA gene encoding Glyceraldehyde-3-phosphate dehydrogenase A, whose protein sequence is MAIKIGINGFGRIGRIVFRAAQHRDDIEVVGINDLIDVDYMAYMLKYDSTHGRFDGTVEVKDGQLVVNGKAIRVTAERDPANLKWNEIGVDIAVEATGLFLDDETARKHITAGAKKVVLTGPSKDATPMFVNGVNFDTYAGQDIVSNASCTTNCLAPLAKVIHEKFGIKEGLMTTVHATTATQKTVDGPSAKDWRGGRGASQNIIPSSTGAAKAVGKVLPALNGKLTGMAFRVPTTNVSVVDLTVNLEKPATYAEICAEIKRASENEMKGVLGYTEDAVVSTDFNGATETSVFDAAAGIALTDTFVKLVSWYDNEVGYSNKVLDLVAHVYNYKG